The sequence GCGCTTCTCGCGCGATGAGGGGCTGGAACTCGCCAGGGAAATCGAATCCATCCCCTCGCTGGTGAAGCAGGTCATCGACAAGGCCGATGCCATCGCCGCGATCGCCGCGAGGTATCTGGAAAACGAGCACGCATTCTTCATAGGCCGCGGCCCGATGTATCCGGTGGCGCTGGAAGGTGCGCTGAAGCTGAAGGAAATCTCCTACATCCACGCCGAGGGATATCACGCCGCCGAGCTGAAACACGGGCCCATCGCCCTGCTGCAGCCGGGCACCCCGGTCATCGCCGTCGCCTGCGAGGGGCCGGCGAAAGACAAGACGCTAGGCAACGTGGAGGAATGCCGGGCGAGGGGAGCGAGGATACTCGGCATCGTCACCGAGGGCGACCATGGGGCGGCTGAGGTGATGGATGATTGCATCGCCGTGCCGAAGGCACATCCGCTGGTCGCGACGATCCCCGCCGTCGTCGCCCTGCAGATCTTCTCCTACCACGTGGCAAGGCTGCGCGGCTGCGAGATCGACCAACCTAGGAACCTTGCGAAAAGCGTCACCGTGGAGTGATTTCCCTCAAATGTAGCGGGTCAGGGACTCGACCGTGGCCTCATCCAGTTTCCCCGCGAGGGCGATGGTGAGGCTCACCATGGCGAGGTAGTCCTCGATGTCGATGATCGCGTTGTGCGAGTGGATGTAGCGGGCGGGGGTGCCGAGCACCAAGCTGGGGATCCCCTGGTTGGCGATGTGGAAGGAGCCGGCATCCGTCCCGCCGCTGCGCCGCACCGTCACCTGATAGGGGATGTTCGCCTTTCTCGCTGTCTCGATCGCCAGCTCGGCGAGGCGCGGGTTTCCGATCGCGCTGGGATCGTAGAGACGGATCTGGACGCCGCCGCCGAGTTTCCCCTGGCTGTCGAGTATGTTGAAACCCGGCGTATCATCGGCGGGCGGGCCCTCAAGGACGATGGCGACATCCGGTTTCACGAAGCTCGCAAGCGTCTTCGCCCCGCGCAGCCCCACCTCTTCCTGGACGCTTCCGGCGAAGACCAGCTCGTTGGGGTGGTCCGCGTCCGCCAGGGCAAGTGCGGACTGGATCACCGCTGCCATGCCCACGCGGTTGTCGAAGGCCTTGGCCATGAAGAGATCCATCTTGTGGAGGGGTGTGAACGGCGAGATCGGCGCGATCGGATCGCCCAGCGAGATGCCGAAATCATCCGTCGCCTCGCGCCGCGAGGATGCGCCGACATCGATGAACATCGCCTCGACGGGCACCGGGTTGTCGCGCTGGGAGGGCGGGAGGAAATGGACAGGCTTGCTGCCGATCACGCCGGTGATTTTCTCCCCGCTGCGGGTGAGCACCTGCACCCGCTGCCCCAGCAGCACCTGGTTCCACCAGCCACCTATCGCCACGAACTGGAGAAAGCCGTCGAGCGAGATGTTTTGCACCATGAAGCCCACCTCATCCATGTGCCCCGCCACAAGCACCCGCGGGCCGTCGTTGTTGAGGGCGCAGATCACCGAGCCGTTCCTGTCCGTAGCCAGCGGGCCGACATCGGAAAGCTCGTCGATGAAGATCGCCCGCACCTCGTCCTCGTGGCCTGAAACGGAATGGGCTTCGGTGAGTTCCTGGAGCAGTGAGAGGGCCTTGGAGCGCATGGGGGGAGCATGGGTGAGATCCCCCGCCGTGAAAATCCCTATTTCCACCCCTTGTAAGAAACTCTCCGCTGCTGGGCGTAGGGTTTGGCGATGTTGAAAAAAATCACGATCCTCCTGTCGCTTGCAGCCACATCCCTCCATGCCATCGAGGAGAACAACCGCGGACGTTGGAACGAGCCGGTCAGCAACGGCCCGGACAAGGAGGTGCCGGGCTACCTCATCAACCTTGGTCCCACCGGGGCGCGGGCGACGCTGGAGAGCAAGTCCTTCACGGTGAAATACATTTTCGCGGGCTCCCCGGCGGACGGGAAACTGGAGATCGGTGATGTGATCACCGGGGTGAACGGGAGGCCTTTCGAGGTGGCTCACAAGTTCGGCCACCACATGACGCGGATGAAGGAGTTTCCGGAAACCGGATACGAGGGGCCGCTGATGGATTTCGGGAACGCGATCGAGGACTCCGAGGGCAAGGACGGGAAGCTTCTGCTCTCCGTGGCGCGTGGCGGGAAGGATGCCGAGGTGGCGATCGAGCTGGAGGCAATCGGCCGCTTTTCCGACACCTTCCCCTATGGCTGCGAAAAGTCCGCCCGTCTCGCCAAGGGGGCGATGGATTACCTTTCCGAAAGCGATTTCATCAAGCGCGAGCAGTGCCATGCGAAGTGCATGAGCGGCCTCGCGCTGATTGCGGCGGGGAAAATGGAGCAGGCGCGGGAGCTGGTGTATTCGTGGAACACGATCCCGGAGTTCGGCATCTGGGTCTGGCCGGCCTCATACCAGTGCATCCTGCTTTCCGAATACTACCTCGCAACCAAGGACGAGCGGGTGCTGCCGACCATTCAGGGCATCGTCGATGTTTTGGAAAAAGGCCAGGTGGCGGACATGGCGGACTACAAGGAGCGCACCCACGGAAAGATGGGAAATGTCGGCCACAAGTTCCGCACAGGCGGCTTTGGCCACAACACGAATGTCGGCGGATACGGCACGATGACGATCACCACGGCGCTTGCGGTCACCGCATTCGAGCTGGCGAAGGATTGCGGGGCGGAGGTGGATCAGGGGAAAATCGATCTCGCGCTGGCCTATGTGCGGAAGAGCACGACCAAGGACGGCTACATCGGCTACCACACCCACCAGTGCGCCTATGCGCCATCGGGCAGGCAGGGGCTTGCGCTCATAGCGCACCGTCTCGCGGGGGATACGGAGGTGAACAACGATTACATCAAGGTCGTTTCCCACGGTCTGAGCGATTCCAGGAAATATCTCAACGATGCCCACGCCGACAGCGTGCTCTCCGTTTGCTGGGGGCTCCTGGGTGCGAACGTTTCCGGGGACGCAAAAGCCCTGCGAGACATGATGGATTACAACAAGGCCTGGCTGAACATGGCCCGCTGCCACGATGGCTCTTTCGTGGCCCTGCCGGGGAGGGACATGTATGACAAAGGCTACTACATGTCCTCCCGCCTGCACCTGACCGCAACCATGGCCCTGGTTTTCTCCATGGACGAGCCGAAGCTGAGGATGCTGGGGAGGTAGGTGTGCGGATCGTGTTGCGTTTCGCCCGCAGCGGCGGCAGGTTTCCCCCATGAGATTCGCCACCCTTTGCCTTTGTCTGGCGCTGCCATCCATGGCGCCTGCCTTCGAGCTTCCCGCCGCTTCCTCGCAGTGTGTCGTAGGTGTCGCGGATGGTTGGGACAGCTCGCATGTCACGCTTTCCTATTTCGAGAAAAAGGCCGGGGCGTGGCAAAAGGTGGGCGGCGATTGGAAGGGGCGGCTTGGATCGAAGGGCTTGGTGTGGGGCAGGGGGCTTCACCCGAATCCCGCTGGAGCGGCGTTGAAAAAGGAGGGTGATGGCCGGGCTCCCGCCGGTGTCTTCGATCTCGGCGGCGTGTGGGGCATCCATAAGTCCGTGAAAAAACACCCGAAGACCTTCTACCATCAGGTCACATCCCGCGACCTGTGGGTGGAGGATGCCTCCTCGAAATTCTACAACCGGTTCCTGACCCTCGACCATGAGCCCAAAACCGTCTGGGAAAAAAAGGCGCAGATGAAGCAGGACGATTACCCGCATTCGCTGAAAATGTTCATCGCCCACAACGCCCATCCGAACGTCGTGGCAGGCGGCGGCTCCTCGATTTTCTTCCACATCTGGCGGCGGGGCGGGGCGGCGGCCACCGCCGGATGCACCACCATGGAGGAGGCAAAGCTCCGCTGGCTCATCGCAACAGTTGACCCGGGCCGCCGCCCGCTTTACGTCCTTCTGCCACGGACGGAGCACCAGAAGCTCAAGCCCGTATGGAAACTGCCATGAGTAACACCGCCACACTACCCGATTCGAAGGGACACTTCGGACAATTCGGAGGGATGTTCGTCCCCGAGACCCTGATGACGCCCTTGCAGGATCTCGCCAAAGCCTATGCGGAGGCGAAGGCGGATCCGGCGTTCCAGGCGGAACTCGACGACCTGCTGAAAAACTACGTCGGCCGCCCGACCCCGCTGTATTACGCCGACCGCTGGTCGGAGAAGCTGGGCGGTGCGAAAATCTACCTCAAGCGCGAGGACTTGCTCCATACCGGCGCGCACAAGATCAACAACGCCCTCGGCCAGATCCTGCTGGCGAAGCGGCTCGGGAAAACCCGCATCATCGCGGAAACCGGTGCCGGCCAGCACGGGGTTGCGACAGCCACCGTGTGTGCGCGCTTCGGGATGGAGTGCGTCGTTTACATGGGCAAGGTGGACATGGAGCGCCAGGCGCTCAACGTCGCGCGCATGAGGTTGATGGGTGCGGAAGTCCGCGCCGTGACCGCCGGGCAGGCAACGCTCAAGGAAGCCGTCAACGAGGCGATGCGCGACTGGGTGGCCAGCGTGGAAACAACCCACTACATCATCGGCTCCGCGCTGGGATCCCACCCGTTCCCGATGATCGTCCGCGATTTCCACCGGGTGATCGGGGTTGAGGCGCGCGAGCAGATCATGGAGCGCGAAGGGCGCTTGCCCGACATGCTCGTCGCCTGCGTCGGCGGTGGATCGAACGCCATCGGCCTGTTCCATCCCTTTCTCGGGGATGAAAATGTCCGCATGGTCGGGGTCGAGGCCGGGGGCGACGGGATCATCCCTGAGCGCCATGCCGCCCGTTTCCAGGGCGGCAAGCTCGGCGTCCTCCAGGGGACCAAGACCTGGCTCTTGGCCAACGAAGACGGCCAGATCGAGCTGACCCATTCCGTTTCCGCAGGGCTCGATTATGCAGCCATCGGTCCCGAGCACGCATTCCTCCAGGAGGCGGGGCGGGTGGAATACACCTACGCCACCGATGGGGAGGCGCTGGCCGCCTTCAAGGAACTCGCGCACACAGAGGGGATCATCCCGGCGCTGGAGAGCGCCCATGCCATCGCTTATGTTTCGAAGGTCGCCGGTTCGCTACCGAAGTCCTGCATCATCGTCGTGAACCTTTCCGGGCGCGGAGACAAGGATGTGGAGCAAGCGGCCAGGTTTCTGCTGGATGCCCCATCGGAATGAAGGATGAGCCCTCTCCATTAGCCTCATCTTAGAGGGATCGGTTGTTTGCAGGATCTGGCGGTGAAGGGGAGTGATGCCTGTTCCGCTGTCATGGAGGCCTTCGCCCGCTGGGTGATGGAGCGCACCCATGGTTCCTTTTGGATTGCGGCGGCCACGCATATGATTAGCATGGGACGGATCCGCTTGGAGCCGTTGAACTTTTTATCCGAATGAAGAATCCACTAGCCGCACGATTCCCCGTAGCCTTTGCCATCGCGCTGATTTCTTCCAATTGCACCAACTCCAACGAGCCTTTCTTCCGCTTCAACAGTCCCTTCGAAAAGGGGGGGCTCAAGGGCTACGATCACTTTGAAGACAGTGGCATCGACGGAGATCCCGAAGATATCGATGCGAGCGGTTACTTTGGAAGCCGGCATATCCCGCTCCCCGCTGCTGGGGACAGCAGCGAAGCCTTGCTACCCGAACGTTCTTCCGCACCAGGCGCCGGAGTCATCAATCAGCCCGCACCGGAAATCCAAGTCCTCAAGCGCGGGGCCGCCGGTACGATGTGTTACACCTGCAGGGGGAAAGGCTATGTTTTCCAGCCCACCACCCTTTCGGCCGGTAACAACCATACCTGCCCGGCCTGCGGCGGTGATGGGCGCAACTAATTTCCGGGCAGGGCCGTCCGCCAGGTATCAATCGGGAAGGCCAAACGCAGCCAGCTCAATATCATCCAGCGCAGCGGGGAGATGAAAGCCCGCATTCCGCCGCATGTTCCACCTGATTGGATCGGGTTGGCTGTTGCTGGCCGATACATTCCGTGGAAACGCGCTGACGCCTCAAGAGATGGCGCGCCATCAAGAGAATGCGGATTTTCCACTGGAATAATGGGCGGGAGGGTGTCTCCTAGTTGCATGAACGGCCACATCCTTTTCCTCGCCGCATCCGTCATGCTTGCGTTCACAACATCCTGCACCGCCCAGAAGACGGACAGGGCCGCCCAGAACGAAGCCCAGAAAAAGGAACCGGTGCAGGTGCCGGTGGAAAACGGCCTGGCAAAAGCCTACTTCGCGAGCGGCTGCTTCTGGTGCGTGGAGGCGGTGTATGAGAGCGTGAAAGGCGTCAAGGAATCCCACTCTGGCTATGCCGGCGGACATACGGAAAACCCCACCTACGAGAGCAGCAACACCGGAACGACAGGCCACGCGGAGGCGGTGGAGGTCATCTACGACCCAAAGGCTGTGAGCTTCGCGACCTTGGTGGACGTCTACTTTGGCTCACAGGATGTCACCCAGGTCAACGGCCAGGGCCCGGATCATGGCTCACAATACCGCTCCATCATTTTCTATCAGAATGCGGAGCAGAAAAAGGTCATCGACGAAAAGATCGCCGCACTGAACAAGGAACTCGCGCCAAAGGAGGTGGCGGCAGAGGTGCTGCCCTTCGAGAAGTTCTGGATGGGCGAGGACTACCACCAGGACTATGAGCGGAACAATCCCAACAACCCGTATGTCCGAAATGTTTCCATCCCGCGCCTGAGGAAATTCCAAGCGAAGTTCCCGGAGCTCTTGAAGGATGGCGCAAGGCACGAATAGAGATTGGAGATCGGAGATTGGACGTTAGGGTTCCGCCATGCCAGACCCCACCTATGTCAGGAATGCCTTCGCGCGCATCGCGGATCGCTATGTGTTGACCAACCATGTCCTGTCCCTCGGAATGGATTTCTGGTGGCGGCATGTGGTCACCAAACGGATCAAGCTGCTGAGGCCGGGGACGCTGATGGATGTTGCCAGCGGGACGGGGGATCTTGCCCTGAAAATCCAGGACGAGATCCCGGGCTGCGAGGTGACCGCCACGGATTTCTGCAAGGAAATGCTCGACCACGCATCCTCCCGTGGGGTTCGCAAGACCTTGGTGGCGGATGCGCTGGCTCTGCCGTTTCCGGATGATGGCTTCGATGTGGTGACGGTAGCCTTCGGGCTGAGGAACATGGGCGATTATCCGCTGGCGCTCCGCGAAATGCGGCGTGTGCTGAAGCCCGGGGGCAGCCTTTTCATCCTGGATTTCTCGCTGCCCCCGAAGCCGCTCTGCACGCCCTACCGGCTCTATCTCCACCATGTCCTGCCGAAGCTCGCCGGGCTCCTGACCGGCCAGAAGGATGCCTACGAATATCTTGGGGGATCCATCGAGCAATTTCCCTCCGGGGATGCGATGATCTCGCTTCTAACGGAAACCGGGTTTTCCGAAACCACGGCCACGCCGCTGACTTTCGGGGTCGTCAGCGTCTATGAGGCGATGAAATCCTGACAAGAGCCGAAATGGGCAAGCCGATCACATGCGCCGTCCTCGCCCTCGTTTCCTTCTGCTCCCTTTTGGCGGCAGCGCAAAGGCCCAATGTCCTTTTCATCATCACGGACGATCAGAACCACGACACCATCGGAGCGCTCGGCAACGATCGGATTCGCACGCCGCACACTGACCGGCTCGTCGCGGAAGGCGTTGCTTTCACCAACGCCTACATCATGGGCGGCTCTTCGCCCGCCGTCTGCTCGCCATCGCGCGCCTGCCTGATGACAGGCCGCACGCTTTGGAACATCGAGTGCCAGAGCCTCTGGGGATTTGAGATTTCCGGAAAATTCAGGACGCTGCCGCAGGTGTTCCGGGAGGACGGCTTCGAGACTTTCGCCACCGGCAAGAATGAGCCGGGACGTAGCGGTGCCTTCGCCCGCTCGTTCAGCGCCGGGGACAAAATCCTGTTCCGGGGCATGACGCGCAGCCAATACAACATGCCCCTATGCCCGTTCTCGCCTGAAGGCGACTACTCGCCGAAAACGGAAGCCGCCCACGAGGGCAAGCACTCCGCGGAAATCTATGCGGATGCCTTCATTGACTTTCTGGGGAAGCAGAAAGGCGATGAGAAGCCATATTTTGCCTACGTTTCCTTCCAGACACCCCACGATCCCCGCCAGTGCCCCGAGGAATTCCGCGCGATGTACAAAGATGGGGGAATGCAGCTTCCCGCCTCTTTCATGCCGGAGCATCCCTTCGACAACGGGATGCTCAAAATCCGCGATGAGCAGCTCGCCCCTTTTCCTCGCACCGAAGCGGTTGTCAGGAAGCACACCGCCGATTACTACGCCACCATCACCCACACCGATGAGCAGATCGGGCGAATGCTGGATGCCCTCGATGAATCCGGTGAGCGGGACAATACGATCATCGTTTTTACCTCGGACAATGGCCTCGCCCTTGGCAGGCATGGGTTGATGGGAAAACAGAATATCTATGACCACTCCGTTCATGTGCCTTTCATCGTCGCCGGTCCCGGCATTCCGAAAGGCGAGCGGCGCGCGCAGCTCTGCTATATGTATGACATTTACCCGACTCTTTGTGAGATCGCAGGGATCGCCGTTCCGGATACCGTCCAGTTCAGGAGCATGGTAGAGGTGATCAAGGAGCCTACTGCAAAATTCCGGGACAGCCTGTATTTCGCATTCATGTCCTGGCAGCGCGCCGTCCGGGACGAACGTTTCAAGCTGATCGAGTATTGCGTGGGCGAGGAAAGGCACACCCAGCTCTTTGATCTGGTGGCGGATCCAAATGAGACCAAGAATCTCGCCGCTGACCCCGCCCATATGGAAACTCGTGAAAGGTTGCGGGCTTTGCTAAAGGAAGAGCGCCTTCTGCTCAACGATGGCAACACCCCGTATGAGTTCAGCGACCTTCAGGGAAAGGAATTCTGGAGTAGGTATGAGGCGGAGGAGTTGCGATAGGGCGGCTGAACTCAGGGTTGCCCTTTGGGGGGCGGGATCGGGGTCGTTTTCCCCACTTGATAATCCCGGTTCCACCCACATTGCTTGCATTCCAAAGTCCGTCTGATCGGCGTGAGCAAAGAGGCGAATCCGAGAAGGGCGGGAATGGATATCATCACAAGGAAATACTGCCCGCCGTATTCTGAGAGCCAGTCACCGATGAACCGATCGAACAATATGGGCACAACAAATGCACCTAACATGCATGGCAGGAAAGCCCATTTCGCCGCATTCCTCAGGACACGCCCTATCCTGTTCGGCCCGACTTTGATGTTCCATCCGGTGCTGACGAATTCCGCCCCGCAGATCGGGCAGCTTTTGGGCAGGTCTTCCGGCCACTTGCGCCGGTAGAAAGGCCGCATCGAGGGTTCGATGGTCGATACCCCCCTGAATTTCCGATGCGGGGAAAGGTTTTTCACGGACACAGGCTAGAAAATGGCACGAGGGCATGGGAAGGGGATTCGGATCCGTGGTGGGACTTGCGTGTTCGCAGGACGGCGAACATATTGCCGTTGTGATGAATCGGGAGGAAATGGCGGAGATGCTGGAGAAAATTGCCCTGCTGCTGGAGCTGAAAGGGGAGAACCCGTTCAAGGTGCGTGCCTACCGGCAGGGTGCCGAGGTGGTGCTTGCGCTGGAGGAGGATGTCGTGGAGCTCGCGAAAAACGACGGGCTGAAAGGCATCAAGGGCATCGGCGAAGCGTTGCGCGACAAGCTCGGGGAGATGGCGAAGACCGGTGGACTGGATTTTTACGAAAATCTCAAACGGGAGTTTCCGGAAACGGTGTTCGACCTCTTTGAGATCCAGGGACTCGGCCCGAAGAAGATCAAGGCGATGTATGACGCGCTGGGCGTCGATTCCCTGGAGAAACTGAAAGCCGCATGTGAAGAGGGCAAGGTGGCGGCTCTGCCGGGCTTCGGAGCGAAGACGCAGGCGAAGATCTTGGAGGGGATGGCGGCGAATGAGAAATTCGCCGACCGCTATCTCTACGGCAGTATCGGCAATTTGGTTGAGGGGATTTTGGAAACCCTGCGGCTGCATCCCGAGGTTTCACGGGTGGCGGTGGCGGGTTCCTACCGCCGGGCGAAGGAGACTCTCGGCGATCTGGATTTCCTCGTGGCCACCAAGGAGGGCGCGCTGGTGTGCGAGGATTTCACAACACTGCCGCAAGTGGATGCGGTGATCGCCTGCGGGGATACGAAGGCTTCGGTGCGTTTGAAAAACGGAATGCACTGCGACCTACGGGCTGTCAGGAACGAGGAGTTCCCCTTCGCGCTCCAGTATTTCACCGGCTCCAAGGAGCACAATGTGGCCCTGCGTTCGCTGGCGCTCAAGAAAGGTTGGTCGCTGAACGAATACGGGCTCAATCCGGTCGATGACTCGACGGAGAGGCCGGAGGTGTTTGAGGAAAAGGACATTTACCGGGTGCTCGGGCTGCAATTCATCGAGCCGGAGCTGCGCGAGAATCGCGGCGAGATCGAGGCGGCGGCGGAGAACAAGCTGCCGCGCCTGGTGGAGCTGATGAACCTGCGCGGCACATTCCACAACCACACCACGGAATCCGATGGCCACGATACGCTGGAAGGCATGGTCGAGGAGGCGATGGATCTTGGCCTGCAATATCTCGGCATTTCCGATCACTCGAAATCAACCGCCTTCGCGGGCGGCCTCGATGAGGAAAGGCTGCTCAAACAGCTGGCGGCGATACGGGAGCTGGAAAAGACCCTCGGAGGCTTCCGGATCTTCGCGGGCAACGAGGTGGATATCCTGATGGATGGCTCGCTGGATTTCGCCGACGGGATTTTGGCGCAGCTCGATTTCGTGGTGGCATCCGTGCACAACTTCGGACGCATGGATGAGGACGCGATGACAGCCCGCATCTGCCGCGCGATGGAGAACGAACATGTGACGATGCTCGGACACCTGACAGGCAGGCTGCTTCTCAAACGCGACGGCTACGCGGTGGATCACGCGCGGGTCATCGACTGCGCGGCGGCGACGCGGACAGTGATCGAGCTGAATTGCAGCCCGATGCGCTTCGACATGGATTGGCGCTGGTGGAAACGGGCGCGGGACAAGGGCGTATTGTGTTCCATCAATCCCGACGCCCACTCGCGGGCGCGGCTTCACCACATCAAACAAGGTGTGGCGGTGGCGAGAAAGGGCTGGCTGCGGCGGGAGGACGTTCTGAACACGCGCAGCGCGGCGGAGATCGAGGCTTTCCTGAAAACCCCGAAGGCGAAGAGGTGAAAGGTTTCACTTCGTCCGAAGCTCGCGGACATAGTCGGTGAGCGCGATCATTTCCCCATCGCCCAAAGTCTCATGCCCGGGCATCTGCGATCCGATCACGCCGAACTTGATGATTCGCGCGATCGTTTCCTCCTTCCCATCCTGCGTGCGGATGAACGGGCCGTCGCGCAGATTGATCGGAGGCACCGGAAGCTGTCCGGCTAACATACCCTGCCCTGCGCCATCATCCCCGTGACATACGGCGCAATGCCGGGCGAAGAGCCTCTTGCCGTCCGCTGGCATGGAATTTTTCCTGTCAGGCAACCAGGCCGCCTGGCGTGCGAGCAAATCAGGAATGCTTTCGATGCCGCATTGGCGCAGATAGCTGACCAGATCATCGCCGCGACTGTCTTGGAAAAGATGAGCGTAGGACGGCATCGCGCTATCGGGTGAGAGGGCGCGCGGATCGATGAAATGCGCTTTGAGCCACGCATCGGATCGGCGCGCGCCGATGTTGGTGAGATCGGGGCCTTGGCGGCGGTTTCCGATCAGGACGGGTTGTTGTTTCAAAGTCATCTCAGCCTGCGCGGCGGTTCCCCAGATCGTTTCATCGACCGATCCGGGGCGGCTGTATTGCGAGTGGCAATGGATGCAGCCCTCCGAGATGTAAACCTGCCGTCCGCGCTCGACGGCGGATTCAGCCGATTTCCCCGCAGGTTTCCCCATGATCCATCCGCATATAATAACGATGCCTGCAACCATCGCGGGGCGGAAGAACCGTCGTCCGCTACCCAGAGAAAGAACCATCATCACGACGAGCGCCGAAACTACGATGAATGACGTAGGAACGTAGCGCAAGGTTTGCGCCATGCCGATGCCGTTGGCCGATCCAAACCAACCGGCCACCGCGAACAGCCACGCCGCCTTCCACGATGCGGATTTGGAATCCACCGCACCACAAAACCAACCCGGCCACACCACCAGCGCCACGGAATAGAGCGAAACAGCGGACGGATAAAGCCAACCCGCCGCCCACCGCGTCGAGGCATCGTTCACCCACAGCGCAGCCACCGCCAGCATCACCCACGCCGCTATGGGAACGCCCCGCGTCTTGCCACGGCTCAGCAACAGCCCGGCCAGCAGCGCGAAGCCGAGATGCAACGCGGCGTTGCGCCATAGCAGTGAGCTTCCCCACGTCGCCGATTTCAAATCCCCCTCATGCTGGATGATGAAAAACGCCGCCGAGTCCATCCACACCAAGGCCGTGAACAGAAGCAGAACCAATGGGAACGCCAACGGTCGCTTGCTCGTTGCCACTCTCCAGTCACCCGCCGGTGGCACAGCGAGCGCACCGATCCCCGCGATGGCCGCCGCGATCCATGCCTGATGCGCCGGTGATTGGGGAAACACCCAAGGCAGATTGCAAACCGCGTATCCCATCCCGGTTCCCAACGCCACCGCGCCTATCCCGCACCACCCCGGCAACAAGGCTGCGAGCGAAACCGTGGCCACGCCCAACGCCGCGCCCGTAGCCAGAGCTATCACTAGCAGAATTGTAAGCATTCCATTGAAAGCAGCGACCAGCGCCGCGACTCCCGCAACTACCAGCGCGGCGCGGATCATCTCCGGGCGCACGCCACGCCATGCCGCGAGAAATCCCGCCGCCACACCCGCCACCGCCATCGCACCTAACAGAATTTTTTCCACCACCACCCCATGCCCGGCTCCACGGATCAGCTCGACGAAAGCGAACTGCGCGAACAGCAGGAAAAACCCATACACGGCGGCGACGGTGATCGCCGCGCGAATCGCGACCCTGTTCATTCCGGCACCTCCTTCCACCAACCCGCCAGCAAGATCGCCCCCTGCCCCGCCGCCACCAACCCGTCGCTTGCCGCCACTAATAGCCACGCGGGTTCCATCGTGCCGGTGATGACCCGGACGGACAGGAAAACCGCCACCAAGATCCGCACCAATCCCGTGAACATCCACACCGCCTCCCCGTGCGCCCGTCCCGTCAAAGCCAGCCCATAGCTCAGCCCCACGGCCAGCACGAACACCCCCACCCAATTCAGGAAAATCAGCGCGTCAGCCGACAACGGCGCGATCCCTAACAGACGCAGAACCAGGAGCGGAGCCACGATCAGCAACAAGCCCGTGACGGCATCCATGCCACCCGCACCCACGCTCCACCATTTGATGATTTCCCGCTTGTTCATGATTTTTGAA comes from Akkermansiaceae bacterium and encodes:
- a CDS encoding M42 family metallopeptidase; this encodes MRSKALSLLQELTEAHSVSGHEDEVRAIFIDELSDVGPLATDRNGSVICALNNDGPRVLVAGHMDEVGFMVQNISLDGFLQFVAIGGWWNQVLLGQRVQVLTRSGEKITGVIGSKPVHFLPPSQRDNPVPVEAMFIDVGASSRREATDDFGISLGDPIAPISPFTPLHKMDLFMAKAFDNRVGMAAVIQSALALADADHPNELVFAGSVQEEVGLRGAKTLASFVKPDVAIVLEGPPADDTPGFNILDSQGKLGGGVQIRLYDPSAIGNPRLAELAIETARKANIPYQVTVRRSGGTDAGSFHIANQGIPSLVLGTPARYIHSHNAIIDIEDYLAMVSLTIALAGKLDEATVESLTRYI
- a CDS encoding L,D-transpeptidase family protein, with the translated sequence MRFATLCLCLALPSMAPAFELPAASSQCVVGVADGWDSSHVTLSYFEKKAGAWQKVGGDWKGRLGSKGLVWGRGLHPNPAGAALKKEGDGRAPAGVFDLGGVWGIHKSVKKHPKTFYHQVTSRDLWVEDASSKFYNRFLTLDHEPKTVWEKKAQMKQDDYPHSLKMFIAHNAHPNVVAGGGSSIFFHIWRRGGAAATAGCTTMEEAKLRWLIATVDPGRRPLYVLLPRTEHQKLKPVWKLP
- the trpB gene encoding tryptophan synthase subunit beta, whose translation is MSNTATLPDSKGHFGQFGGMFVPETLMTPLQDLAKAYAEAKADPAFQAELDDLLKNYVGRPTPLYYADRWSEKLGGAKIYLKREDLLHTGAHKINNALGQILLAKRLGKTRIIAETGAGQHGVATATVCARFGMECVVYMGKVDMERQALNVARMRLMGAEVRAVTAGQATLKEAVNEAMRDWVASVETTHYIIGSALGSHPFPMIVRDFHRVIGVEAREQIMEREGRLPDMLVACVGGGSNAIGLFHPFLGDENVRMVGVEAGGDGIIPERHAARFQGGKLGVLQGTKTWLLANEDGQIELTHSVSAGLDYAAIGPEHAFLQEAGRVEYTYATDGEALAAFKELAHTEGIIPALESAHAIAYVSKVAGSLPKSCIIVVNLSGRGDKDVEQAARFLLDAPSE
- the msrA gene encoding peptide-methionine (S)-S-oxide reductase MsrA, with the translated sequence MNGHILFLAASVMLAFTTSCTAQKTDRAAQNEAQKKEPVQVPVENGLAKAYFASGCFWCVEAVYESVKGVKESHSGYAGGHTENPTYESSNTGTTGHAEAVEVIYDPKAVSFATLVDVYFGSQDVTQVNGQGPDHGSQYRSIIFYQNAEQKKVIDEKIAALNKELAPKEVAAEVLPFEKFWMGEDYHQDYERNNPNNPYVRNVSIPRLRKFQAKFPELLKDGARHE
- a CDS encoding ubiquinone/menaquinone biosynthesis methyltransferase translates to MPDPTYVRNAFARIADRYVLTNHVLSLGMDFWWRHVVTKRIKLLRPGTLMDVASGTGDLALKIQDEIPGCEVTATDFCKEMLDHASSRGVRKTLVADALALPFPDDGFDVVTVAFGLRNMGDYPLALREMRRVLKPGGSLFILDFSLPPKPLCTPYRLYLHHVLPKLAGLLTGQKDAYEYLGGSIEQFPSGDAMISLLTETGFSETTATPLTFGVVSVYEAMKS
- a CDS encoding sulfatase-like hydrolase/transferase codes for the protein MGKPITCAVLALVSFCSLLAAAQRPNVLFIITDDQNHDTIGALGNDRIRTPHTDRLVAEGVAFTNAYIMGGSSPAVCSPSRACLMTGRTLWNIECQSLWGFEISGKFRTLPQVFREDGFETFATGKNEPGRSGAFARSFSAGDKILFRGMTRSQYNMPLCPFSPEGDYSPKTEAAHEGKHSAEIYADAFIDFLGKQKGDEKPYFAYVSFQTPHDPRQCPEEFRAMYKDGGMQLPASFMPEHPFDNGMLKIRDEQLAPFPRTEAVVRKHTADYYATITHTDEQIGRMLDALDESGERDNTIIVFTSDNGLALGRHGLMGKQNIYDHSVHVPFIVAGPGIPKGERRAQLCYMYDIYPTLCEIAGIAVPDTVQFRSMVEVIKEPTAKFRDSLYFAFMSWQRAVRDERFKLIEYCVGEERHTQLFDLVADPNETKNLAADPAHMETRERLRALLKEERLLLNDGNTPYEFSDLQGKEFWSRYEAEELR